In candidate division Zixibacteria bacterium HGW-Zixibacteria-1, the following are encoded in one genomic region:
- a CDS encoding dynein regulation protein LC7 — MNEDNLIIYEEEIEKIDLILARMLKGAEAKCALLVDKDGHLITRQGFTHSLDTTALAALLAGSFASTKEIARLVGESEFSVLFHQGKKDHIHMSLVGDRSILAVVFDDRTTIGMVRLYAKETATELAKIFISLKAKAHDEGPGLTDEFAASAGDKLDDIFQD; from the coding sequence ATGAACGAAGATAATCTGATTATTTACGAAGAAGAAATAGAGAAGATCGATCTCATACTGGCCAGAATGTTGAAGGGAGCCGAAGCGAAATGTGCCCTGCTGGTCGACAAGGACGGTCATCTGATCACCCGACAGGGTTTTACCCACTCGCTGGATACGACCGCGCTGGCGGCTCTACTGGCCGGTTCATTTGCCTCCACCAAGGAAATAGCCAGGCTGGTCGGCGAATCGGAATTTTCCGTCCTTTTCCATCAAGGGAAAAAGGACCACATACATATGTCCCTGGTCGGGGATCGTTCGATTCTGGCGGTTGTCTTTGATGATCGCACGACGATCGGAATGGTCCGGCTGTACGCCAAGGAAACCGCAACCGAGTTGGCCAAAATATTTATTTCATTAAAGGCCAAGGCCCATGATGAGGGGCCGGGATTGACCGATGAGTTTGCGGCCTCGGCCGGTGATAAACTGGATGATATTTTTCAAGACTGA